The Opitutaceae bacterium genome has a window encoding:
- a CDS encoding SirB2 family protein translates to MKLQIYQLLHVFSVLLLTGLTFFAFASPRPEQKRLMMIMTGILSLIILVSGFGMISVVYQNHFLGWMIVKMVCWLGLAALGGMVYRRPQKAPLFLGITTVLILIAVVMVYFKPF, encoded by the coding sequence ATGAAGCTTCAGATCTACCAGCTGCTCCACGTTTTCAGCGTCCTCCTGTTGACCGGATTGACCTTCTTTGCCTTTGCGTCTCCCCGGCCGGAGCAGAAGCGGTTGATGATGATCATGACCGGAATCCTCAGCCTGATCATTCTGGTGTCGGGCTTCGGAATGATCTCCGTTGTCTACCAGAATCACTTTCTCGGCTGGATGATCGTCAAGATGGTCTGCTGGCTTGGACTGGCCGCACTCGGGGGCATGGTCTACCGCCGTCCGCAGAAGGCTCCGCTCTTTCTCGGGATCACCACCGTGCTGATCCTGATCGCGGTCGTGATGGTCTATTTCAAGCCGTTCTGA